Proteins from a single region of Hordeum vulgare subsp. vulgare chromosome 6H, MorexV3_pseudomolecules_assembly, whole genome shotgun sequence:
- the LOC123402242 gene encoding uncharacterized protein LOC123402242 isoform X2, with protein MRLRQDTVHTRYGGTLVFVELSDTMFDVRPIRPVPSFTRRKRVNRMYRQNRASRKILVPMIYNVHVGAEAVVLWGQNMNPVQEAAEALQVMAVGDENEVVEEVLLDGHDKSDVLASLLEANGAANEAK; from the exons ATGAGGCTCAGGCAGGACACCGTGCACACACGGTACGGCGGTACCCTTGTGTTCGTGGAGCTGTCTG ACACTATGTTTGATGTCAGACCCATCCGCCCCGTCCCTTCGTTCACCAGACGCAAGAGGGTGAACAGGATGTACAGGCAAAATCGTGCCTCCA GGAAGATTTTGGTTCCTATGATCTACAATGTGCATGTGGGCGCGGAAGCTGTGGTTCTTTGGGGACAGAACATGAATCCGGTGCAAGAGGCTGCTGAGGCTCTTCAGGTCATGGCGGTCGGTGATGAGAATGAAGTGGTAGAGGAGGTCCTTTTGGATGGTCACGATAAGTCTGATGTTCTGGCTTCTCTGCTTGAGG CCAATGGTGCTGCCAATGAAGCTAAGTAG
- the LOC123402242 gene encoding uncharacterized protein LOC123402242 isoform X1, which produces MPAELKEYLLGDPRAHRPCKEMRLRQDTVHTRYGGTLVFVELSDTMFDVRPIRPVPSFTRRKRVNRMYRQNRASRKILVPMIYNVHVGAEAVVLWGQNMNPVQEAAEALQVMAVGDENEVVEEVLLDGHDKSDVLASLLEANGAANEAK; this is translated from the exons ATGCCGGCGGAATTGAAGGAGTACTTGTTAGGAGATCCTCGTGCACATAG GCCGTGCAAGGAGATGAGGCTCAGGCAGGACACCGTGCACACACGGTACGGCGGTACCCTTGTGTTCGTGGAGCTGTCTG ACACTATGTTTGATGTCAGACCCATCCGCCCCGTCCCTTCGTTCACCAGACGCAAGAGGGTGAACAGGATGTACAGGCAAAATCGTGCCTCCA GGAAGATTTTGGTTCCTATGATCTACAATGTGCATGTGGGCGCGGAAGCTGTGGTTCTTTGGGGACAGAACATGAATCCGGTGCAAGAGGCTGCTGAGGCTCTTCAGGTCATGGCGGTCGGTGATGAGAATGAAGTGGTAGAGGAGGTCCTTTTGGATGGTCACGATAAGTCTGATGTTCTGGCTTCTCTGCTTGAGG CCAATGGTGCTGCCAATGAAGCTAAGTAG
- the LOC123405511 gene encoding LOW QUALITY PROTEIN: uncharacterized protein LOC123405511 (The sequence of the model RefSeq protein was modified relative to this genomic sequence to represent the inferred CDS: deleted 1 base in 1 codon; substituted 1 base at 1 genomic stop codon): MGAKSISSRPHKLVKPIKNEVFIFPVRKTKRNRSRKTCSTCKIFKGHGKSIHENFICAVLKAVYNLPHKLVKPRRSKRVIAELTEIYVKLTGICRRMSEQTTARLNLSSQGRIAASSTSTAETRPSTGRMEQATDGLNQGAGRHRRRVGQDGGAHAAMMGTYAXQRAVSSSIGNGQCQAPSEADGAGLLQCMHGGERTAPR, translated from the exons ATGGGAgcgaagagcatctctagcagacctcaTAAACTGGTCAAACCCATAAAAAACGAGGTGTTTATATTTCCGGTCAGAAAAACGAAGCGGAATAGATCCCGTAAAACTTGTTCGACCTGTAAAATTTTTAAGGGGCACGGTAAATCCATTcatgaaaactttatatgtgcaGTTTTGAAGGCAGTATACAATTTACCCCATAAACTGGTCAAACCTCGTCGGAGCAAACGCGTCATTGCGGAACTGACCGAAATCTACGTGAAACTCACCGGAATCTGTCGCCGCATGTCGGAACAAACCACTGCACGTCTTAATTTGTCGTCGCAAGGCCGAATTGCGGCCAGCTCGACCTCCACTGCCGAGACGAGGCCATCCACAGGCAGGATGGAGCAGGCCACCGACGGCCTGAATCAGGGGGCGGGGCGACACCGGAGAAGAGTAGGACAGGATGGAGGAGCTCATGCGGCCATGATGGGG ACGTATGCATGACAACGGGCAGTGTCAAGCTCAATCGGAAATGGACAGTGTCAAGCTCCATCGGAGGCGGACGGCGCAGGGCTCCTCCAGTGCATGCATGGCGGGGAACGGACGGCGCCACGATGA